In the Clostridia bacterium genome, one interval contains:
- a CDS encoding FxsA family protein, with the protein MPGYVLLLLIGVPLVELGLLIKIGQHLGAGYTILLVVLTGIAGAWLAKYQGLRVLWEIRGLLSQGIMPGYKLIEGLLVFLGGILLLAPGFLTDMMGLLCLLPVTRQYLAGIVVQVLENYLRSGRVRIYKF; encoded by the coding sequence GTGCCAGGTTACGTTTTATTGCTCTTAATTGGGGTGCCCCTGGTGGAATTGGGGTTACTGATCAAAATCGGGCAGCATCTAGGCGCAGGTTACACGATTTTGCTGGTCGTATTAACGGGTATCGCCGGAGCTTGGTTAGCGAAGTACCAGGGTCTCAGGGTCCTATGGGAAATACGGGGCTTGCTGTCTCAGGGGATCATGCCCGGATACAAATTGATAGAAGGATTGCTTGTTTTTTTGGGCGGTATTCTGTTGTTGGCGCCGGGTTTTCTTACCGACATGATGGGGCTGCTCTGTCTTCTGCCTGTGACCAGGCAATATCTTGCCGGCATCGTCGTCCAAGTTTTGGAGAACTATTTGCGTTCAGGGCGAGTGAGAATCTATAAATTTTAA
- a CDS encoding helix-turn-helix domain-containing protein produces the protein MDRFMSRVPWSMDVSLKSKAEEAGISFDALMEQLRLNRSDEEIAEVLAASPGTIKHLREHFERFGIHSIAGQD, from the coding sequence TTGGACAGGTTTATGTCAAGAGTGCCTTGGAGCATGGATGTAAGTCTTAAAAGCAAAGCTGAAGAAGCAGGCATAAGTTTTGACGCTCTAATGGAGCAGCTTCGCTTGAATCGAAGTGATGAGGAAATCGCAGAGGTATTGGCCGCATCGCCGGGCACCATTAAACACCTGCGGGAGCATTTCGAACGGTTTGGCATTCATTCCATTGCCGGACAAGATTAG